In Halococcus saccharolyticus DSM 5350, the following are encoded in one genomic region:
- a CDS encoding DUF1611 domain-containing protein: protein MSVVLLAHEQFPDRAKTAVSILRYDDTEITAVLDRDNAGKRVNDFLPDVQDAPIVAGMDDVGACDELIVGIAPIGGGFEDSWRPDVRAALERGCDVTSGLHYFLEDDEEFRSLADEHDCELWDVRKPPADLTVSDGIAADVDAEIVLTVGTDCSVGKMTATRELYEAARDRGVDCGFIPTGQTGIMIERWGLPIDRVISDFAAGAVEEMILDRGDDHDYLFVEGQGSIVHPAYSGVTCAILHGAMADELVLCHEAGREAIHGYEDVSLPPLSSYLDLYENLAEPVHETNVVAGALNTRSVETDDAARAAVADYADAIDAPATDPVRFDIDDVLEEIL from the coding sequence ATGAGCGTCGTTTTACTCGCCCACGAGCAGTTCCCCGACCGAGCGAAGACCGCGGTGAGCATCCTCCGATACGACGATACCGAGATCACCGCCGTCCTCGACCGTGACAACGCCGGCAAGCGCGTCAATGACTTCCTTCCGGACGTTCAGGACGCTCCGATCGTCGCCGGGATGGACGACGTCGGGGCGTGTGACGAACTGATCGTCGGGATCGCACCCATCGGTGGCGGGTTCGAGGATTCGTGGCGGCCCGACGTCCGAGCAGCCCTCGAACGCGGCTGTGACGTCACTTCGGGTCTCCACTACTTCCTCGAAGACGACGAGGAGTTCCGCAGCCTCGCTGACGAACACGACTGTGAGCTCTGGGACGTCCGCAAACCACCCGCCGATCTCACGGTGAGCGACGGAATCGCCGCCGATGTCGACGCCGAGATCGTTCTCACTGTCGGCACCGACTGCTCAGTGGGCAAGATGACCGCGACGCGCGAACTCTACGAAGCCGCACGCGACCGCGGCGTCGACTGTGGGTTCATCCCCACTGGCCAGACAGGGATCATGATCGAGCGATGGGGACTGCCGATCGACCGCGTGATAAGCGACTTCGCCGCTGGCGCGGTCGAGGAGATGATTCTCGACCGAGGCGACGATCACGACTATCTCTTCGTCGAGGGCCAGGGCTCGATCGTCCATCCTGCCTATTCGGGCGTGACGTGTGCCATCCTCCACGGCGCGATGGCCGACGAGCTGGTGCTCTGCCACGAGGCCGGTCGCGAGGCGATTCACGGCTACGAGGACGTGTCGCTCCCGCCGCTTTCGAGCTATCTCGATCTCTACGAGAACCTTGCAGAGCCGGTTCACGAGACGAACGTGGTCGCCGGCGCGCTCAACACCCGCAGTGTCGAGACCGACGACGCAGCCCGCGCCGCGGTCGCCGACTACGCCGACGCGATCGACGCACCCGCGACCGACCCGGTCCGGTTCGACATCGACGATGTGTTGGAGGAAATCCTGTGA
- a CDS encoding amidohydrolase family protein: MYALTNAVVHTASSRGTVEGGVLVEGSEIRAVGDIDVPDEADVLDCDGNHITPGLIDAHSHAGMAEWGEPEDGDINELTDPVTPHVSALDGFHPHDKELDHAVRSGVTTVSARMGSANVIGGVICSMKTHGNLADEMFLREDGMKAAMGENPKRVHGEEHDREPATRSGVAATLREALMRAEDYKDRRDHAGDSGEPFERDLGMENLARVLDGELPLRVHAHRADDIMTVFRIAAEFDIEDLSIEHATEGHLIAEEFAERDVPAVVGPSASSATKYELSNITFETPGLLHEAGVTVAIQTDAPVLPQQHLDVCVGLAVREGLPAEAALDTVTRNAAAILGIEDRVGTLEEGTDADLAVWDDEFYAFDSTAQHVFVDGEHVFDHERDKTDLREEWER, translated from the coding sequence GTGTACGCACTCACCAATGCAGTCGTTCACACGGCGAGTTCACGCGGGACGGTCGAGGGCGGCGTGCTCGTCGAGGGAAGCGAGATCCGTGCGGTGGGCGATATCGACGTCCCCGATGAGGCGGACGTCCTCGACTGTGATGGCAACCACATCACACCGGGCCTGATCGACGCCCACAGCCACGCCGGGATGGCCGAGTGGGGTGAACCCGAGGACGGCGACATCAACGAGTTGACCGATCCGGTGACACCGCACGTCTCGGCGCTCGACGGCTTTCATCCCCACGACAAGGAGCTCGATCACGCCGTCAGAAGTGGCGTAACGACCGTGAGCGCCCGGATGGGGAGTGCGAACGTGATCGGTGGCGTGATCTGCTCGATGAAGACACATGGAAATCTCGCCGACGAGATGTTCCTCCGCGAGGACGGGATGAAGGCGGCGATGGGCGAGAACCCCAAACGGGTTCACGGCGAGGAGCACGACCGCGAGCCCGCGACCCGCTCGGGCGTCGCGGCTACCCTCCGGGAGGCCCTCATGCGCGCCGAGGACTACAAGGATCGCCGCGACCACGCCGGCGACAGCGGCGAGCCGTTCGAGCGCGATCTCGGGATGGAGAACCTCGCACGGGTGCTCGACGGCGAACTCCCACTCCGAGTCCACGCCCACCGTGCCGACGACATCATGACGGTGTTCCGGATCGCGGCAGAGTTCGACATCGAGGACCTCTCGATCGAGCACGCTACCGAGGGCCACCTGATCGCCGAGGAGTTCGCCGAACGTGACGTGCCTGCCGTCGTGGGTCCGAGCGCGTCGAGCGCGACCAAGTACGAACTCTCGAACATCACCTTCGAGACGCCCGGCCTACTCCACGAGGCGGGCGTGACGGTCGCCATCCAGACCGACGCGCCCGTCCTCCCCCAGCAACATCTCGACGTCTGTGTCGGGCTCGCGGTCCGGGAGGGACTCCCCGCCGAAGCCGCGCTCGACACCGTGACTCGGAACGCGGCCGCAATCCTCGGGATCGAGGATCGCGTCGGCACGCTCGAAGAAGGCACCGACGCTGATCTCGCGGTGTGGGACGACGAGTTCTATGCGTTCGACTCGACCGCTCAGCACGTGTTCGTCGACGGTGAGCACGTCTTCGATCACGAGCGCGACAAAACCGATCTCCGCGAGGAGTGGGAGCGGTAG
- a CDS encoding ABC transporter substrate-binding protein, translating to MTDEKSTYDVTRRRLLQGTGAIGIAGLAGCQSATAPEGGNGSGNGSGGGGGNGSAGENGSANESGGSGGGGGGQLTFAQVKSPIEFDPIVLNDVPSDQVASLVFDPLYRWNEAGKEIVPQIAAKQPEVENGGQRYVVPLNENATFHNGDPVTAEDVAYTFTAPVEEETENAANFNMIDTAEAVDEKTVQFDLKYPFGAFNSYLAANVVPKSVREEDKQAFNTKNPVGAGPFSFEGWQEGDFARVKRWDDYWGDPMPNLAGIEFVPVEEGTTRVTTLKSGENDVIEEIPPKSWSTVENMGNASIDAVPGVGYFYLAFNCKKGPTADPKVREAIDYVVSMDQAVSNFVEPTGLRQYSPLPKVLVDDWDMPIEEWKKIPHDKDVDKAKSMLDDSDNVPDNWNAKIIVPPDDKREQIGTSVANGLKEAGYGATVQRLDWGTFLERYVTGEPDDYNMYTLGWSGTPDPDSFMYFLFAQSQAGVGQGHFYQNEEVNSAIVDARESTDRNERKELYQQAITTLLEDRVNLPAYNLKNSFGVKNYVEDFTSHPVGSFSIATSYNNVSVEK from the coding sequence ATGACTGACGAAAAATCAACATACGACGTGACCAGACGCCGGCTCTTGCAGGGGACCGGCGCGATCGGCATCGCCGGGTTGGCCGGTTGCCAGAGCGCCACCGCTCCCGAGGGTGGAAACGGTAGCGGAAACGGCAGTGGCGGGGGCGGTGGGAACGGTAGCGCTGGCGAAAACGGTAGCGCCAACGAAAGCGGCGGTAGTGGCGGCGGTGGCGGCGGCCAACTCACGTTCGCCCAGGTCAAGAGTCCGATCGAGTTCGATCCGATCGTCCTGAACGACGTTCCCTCCGATCAGGTCGCCTCGCTGGTGTTCGATCCGTTGTACCGATGGAACGAAGCGGGCAAGGAGATCGTTCCACAGATCGCAGCGAAGCAGCCCGAAGTCGAGAACGGGGGCCAACGCTACGTCGTCCCGCTCAACGAGAACGCGACGTTCCACAACGGTGACCCGGTGACCGCGGAGGACGTGGCATACACCTTCACCGCCCCGGTCGAGGAGGAGACCGAGAACGCCGCCAACTTCAACATGATCGACACCGCCGAGGCCGTCGACGAGAAGACGGTCCAGTTCGATCTGAAGTACCCCTTCGGGGCGTTCAACAGCTACCTCGCGGCCAACGTCGTGCCGAAGTCGGTCCGTGAAGAGGACAAACAGGCGTTCAACACCAAAAACCCGGTCGGAGCCGGACCGTTCTCGTTCGAGGGGTGGCAGGAAGGCGACTTCGCACGCGTGAAGCGGTGGGACGACTACTGGGGCGACCCCATGCCGAATCTCGCGGGGATCGAGTTCGTTCCGGTCGAGGAGGGGACCACCCGGGTCACCACTCTCAAATCGGGCGAGAACGACGTCATCGAAGAGATCCCGCCGAAGTCGTGGAGCACCGTGGAGAACATGGGCAACGCGTCGATCGACGCCGTTCCGGGCGTCGGCTACTTCTACCTCGCGTTCAACTGTAAGAAGGGACCGACCGCGGACCCGAAGGTCCGCGAGGCGATCGACTACGTCGTCTCGATGGATCAGGCCGTCTCGAACTTCGTCGAACCGACTGGCCTCCGCCAGTACAGTCCGCTGCCGAAGGTCCTCGTCGACGACTGGGACATGCCGATCGAGGAGTGGAAGAAGATCCCCCACGACAAGGACGTCGACAAGGCGAAGTCGATGCTCGACGACAGCGACAACGTCCCGGACAACTGGAACGCGAAGATCATCGTCCCGCCGGACGACAAGCGCGAACAGATCGGCACCAGCGTCGCCAACGGGCTGAAGGAGGCGGGCTACGGCGCGACCGTCCAGCGACTCGACTGGGGGACGTTCCTCGAGAGATACGTCACGGGCGAACCCGACGACTACAACATGTACACGCTCGGGTGGTCGGGCACGCCCGACCCCGACTCGTTCATGTACTTCCTGTTCGCCCAGTCCCAGGCGGGCGTCGGTCAGGGACACTTCTACCAGAACGAAGAGGTCAACTCCGCGATCGTGGACGCCCGGGAGTCGACCGACAGAAACGAGCGGAAGGAGCTGTACCAGCAGGCCATCACGACACTCCTCGAGGATCGCGTGAACCTGCCGGCGTACAACCTCAAGAACAGTTTCGGCGTGAAGAACTACGTCGAGGACTTCACGTCACACCCGGTCGGCAGCTTCAGCATCGCCACCAGTTACAACAACGTCTCGGTCGAGAAGTAA